In Chlorocebus sabaeus isolate Y175 chromosome 5, mChlSab1.0.hap1, whole genome shotgun sequence, one genomic interval encodes:
- the KAT8 gene encoding histone acetyltransferase KAT8: MAAQGAAAAVAAATSGVAGEGEPGPGENAAAEGTAPSPGRVSPPTPARGEPEVTVEIGETYLCRRPDSTWHSAEVIQSRVNDQEGREEFYVHYVGFNRRLDEWVDKNRLALTKTVKDAVQKNSEKYLSELAEQPERKITRNQKRKHDEINHVQKTYAEMDPTTAALEKEHEAITKVKYVDKIHIGNYEIDAWYFSPFPEDYGKQPKLWLCEYCLKYMKYEKSYRFHLGQCQWRQPPGKEIYRKSNISVYEVDGKDHKIYCQNLCLLAKLFLDHKTLYFDVEPFVFYILTEVDRQGAHIVGYFSKEKESPDGNNVACILTLPPYQRRGYGKFLIAFSYELSKLESTVGSPEKPLSDLGKLSYRSYWSWVLLEILRDFRGTLSIKDLSQMTSITQNDIISTLQSLNMVKYWKGQHVICVTPKLVEEHLKSAQYKKPPITVDSVCLKWAPPKHKQVKLSKK, translated from the exons ATGGCGGCACAGGGAGCTGCTGCGGCGGTTGCAGCGGCGACTTCAGGGGTCGCGGGGGAGGGCGAGCCAGGGCCCGGGGAGAATGCGGCCGCCGAGGGGACCGCCCCATCCCCGGGCCGCGTCTCTCCGCCGACCCCGGCGCGCGGCGAGCCGGAAGTCACGGTGGAGATCGGAGAAACGTACCTGTGCCGGCGGCCGGATAGCACCTGGC ATTCTGCTGAAGTGATCCAGTCTCGAGTGAACGACCAGGAGGGCCGAGAGGAATTCTATGTACACTATGTGGGCT TTAACCGGCGGCTGGATGAGTGGGTAGACAAGAACCGGCTGGCGCTGACCAAGACAGTGAAGGATGCTGTGCAGAAGAACTCAGAGAAGTACCTGAGCGAGCTCGCAGAGCAGCCTGAGCGCAAGATCACTCGCAACCAAAAGCGCAAGCATGATGAGATCAACCATGTGCAGAAG ACTTATGCAGAGATGGACCCCACCACAGCGGCCTTGGAGAAGGAGCACGAGGCG ATCACCAAGGTGAAGTATGTGGACAAGATCCATATCGGGAACTATGAAATTGACGCCTGGTATTTCTCACCGTTCCCCGAAGATTATGGGAAACAGCCCAAGCTCTGGCTCTGCGAGTACTGCCTCAAGTACATGAAATACGAGAAGAGCTACCGCTTCCACTTG GGTCAGTGCCAGTGGCGGCAGCCCCCCGGGAAAGAGATCTACCGCAAGAGCAACATCTCTGTCTACGAAGTTGATGGCAAAGACCATAAG ATTTACTGTCAGAACCTGTGTCTGCTGGCCAAGCTTTTCCTGGACCATAAGACACTGTACTTTGACGTGGAGCCGTTCGTTTTTTACATCCTAACTGAGGTGGACCGGCAGGGGGCCCACATTGTCGGCTACTTCTCCAAG GAGAAGGAGTCCCCGGATGGAAACAACGTGGCCTGCATCCTGACCCTGCCCCCCTACCAACGCCGTGGCTACGGGAAGTTCCTCATCGCTTTCA GTTATGAGCTCTCCAAGCTGGAAAGCACGGTCGGCTCCCCTGAGAAGCCGCTGTCTGACCTGGGCAAGCTCAGCTACCGCAGCTACTGGTCCTGGGTGCTGCTGGAGATCCTGCGGGACTTCCGGGGCACACTGTCCATCAAGGACCTCAG CCAGATGACCAGCATCACCCAGAATGACATCATCAGTACCCTGCAGTCCCTCAATATGGTCAAGTACTGGAAGGGCCAGCACGTGATCTGTGTCACACCCAAGCTGGTGGAGGAGCACCTCAAAAGTGCCCAGTATAAGAAACCACCCATCACAG TGGACTCCGTCTGCCTCAAGTGGGCACCCCCCAAGCACAAGCAAGTCAAGCTCTCCAAGAAGTGA